The Candidatus Poribacteria bacterium genome contains the following window.
TTCTCAGACAGCGACTGTCCCAGGCTCATCCGCAGGGCTTCTGCCGTGCGGCGGCTTCTCAGAGGCGCGCTACGAATGATGACCGTCACGCGTGACACGCGCACCCTCTCAGGCGAAGAGCGGATGTCGGAACGACGAGCGAACCTCGACCCGCCGACCCGTCGCGGCGGATTCCAGCGCCGAGTTCATCACGTCGAGCACATGGACGGCGTGCTCGCCGGTCATCAGCGGCTCCGACCCTGACACAAGACACGCTGCCAGGTAGGATGCCCCGTGCTGCCACGTGTAGCTGCCGGCGTCCGGACACCGCGTCTGCCACTCCGGGTGCTCATCCGACCACACCTCGACGCCCTTCGGAGCCCAGTCCCATCCGAGCAGGTTCGCCGCGCCGCGCGTTCCGATCAGCTCGATGGTACGGTCCTCACGGTGACGGCGGTAGACGAATCCCGTCTGGATGTGCGAGTAGACGGCATCCCCGTGGTCGATGAGCAGCATCGTGTTGTCGTCGGCTTCGACCTGCACGCGCTCGCCCTCGATCTCGCGCTCCGGGATTGCCGTTCCTGCAAGCGCGACGATGGCTCGTGCGGGCCCCAGGAGCCCTGTCAGCGTTGTCACGCTGTAAACGCCCAGGTCGTAGAGGCTTCCGCCGCCCTTCCTGTAGAACCAGGGGCCCCACGACGGGCCCGAGTGCCCGTAGCATGCGTGCGCGGCGTGGACCTTCCCGATCTCGCCGCTGGCGAGGAGCTCCGCCAGGCAGCGGAACTGCGGGCTCGTGACGGCGTTTGGGGCTCCCCAGATGCGGACGCCCTTCCGCTTGGCGAGGGCGAGCAGTTCCTGTCCCTGCGCCAGCGTCGAGGCGATGGGCTTCTCGCAGAGGACGTTCCTGCCGGCTTCCAGCGCGAGCCGATTCAGCGGGTAGTGCGTCTGCATGCCGGTCGTGTTGATGAGGAGGTCGAAC
Protein-coding sequences here:
- a CDS encoding Gfo/Idh/MocA family oxidoreductase → MAAVKIALVGCGSVSQHYLADLRKSPDAQVVAVCDERIERAEGRAREFGVPAVYGSLADLLAAEPFDLLINTTGMQTHYPLNRLALEAGRNVLCEKPIASTLAQGQELLALAKRKGVRIWGAPNAVTSPQFRCLAELLASGEIGKVHAAHACYGHSGPSWGPWFYRKGGGSLYDLGVYSVTTLTGLLGPARAIVALAGTAIPEREIEGERVQVEADDNTMLLIDHGDAVYSHIQTGFVYRRHREDRTIELIGTRGAANLLGWDWAPKGVEVWSDEHPEWQTRCPDAGSYTWQHGASYLAACLVSGSEPLMTGEHAVHVLDVMNSALESAATGRRVEVRSSFRHPLFA